A window of the Fulvia fulva chromosome 11, complete sequence genome harbors these coding sequences:
- a CDS encoding Negative regulator of mitosis, with protein sequence MAAVKSLGVHTPAALSYLVDEGFLPPDPRQDQYQWTTWLTTEGGEDVEEELLTTSRVVVWSRGKLIRNVYRFDGEPEDVLQAVLTSFPLNSPASAERHPLKAEATLLEASIRPHLATETGNRTHQPRPTASGRALVVLLKTKAHIYFLSGSNHIVDLPFELERAFAAPRGIVLQRKRTAQPSLPPTPQLPRAPPNSFFFSSQAQQPNASFRHSLSPSLVKSFAKTNFAQVKPYQPSPLGAITRLDALFQEVITSSGTLIDEDVTNIYSLTDPLSDLGVVTFSLQHHRPRLYSKSQAGLSVEFEGLDPAEEVFYVSAQDELDQQQIDSRGVLTLLATFNADISTVTIWHGWYVEEKSLKELMKLHADQKEAKARRRSSFLNAGIGTGAATPGLRRRDGTRESFAGGGVLPGDPAISQATALSRNLTRQEEEQAMASQMDPDYQPVTSQPVREPRRVSSMNADVRASQTTVNASFTGTGGRRATSFGGPNTRRSLTHRKSRGSTPGSAYGQSQGDDETMDVDDTFEFDNDESSDDILRHMRATFEASGMDTTFGSADEGFKRELVVRKIHSFPLGVSTSSQGTSRKSADTLKLATILEPNDGRAADHKLGLYLHDMVTGDVQHVLLKIKQRKLWPEIPGSDLLAIPLLVSEEQLHPCEDILKLQDSRMSGVLCGRSRGMFLAAAAHLICPLPTPAAYKVYNSLDVPASNGDMETGKNRVLGQSLGFAKLKHAGIKGTYDEVSKDGIHHRLELQFRPRGSVVQELLDLCSLVLPQHIAVDLSKTWCVCHARVNQETGTLRGTKASTEMIALVAALFAVVIELLDSKARASLNLSGIAAGRSSGMIDEAAYELRRAEHDRTIRTASAWSWLPPKRRSPRRRSSGSIDRGKDQMLVIAAALADEISTTATAPSISDKPSKPDCAEVAAKLMLVLHIYMQEQKLNVLCKPQHHSSIAAVIAQLGSWLNLSDWSSGHRTYLNLEGASDELWAYVSTKKSHEVGFANLEPPLSVFAWFEQSLQAGSAPHMPTVSTIAAMGTGAMRRSNEASRMNKMTPRLAALSAMLEHSQGLSAHPVAVVEGLFKHGLTFDILEALPESMAAPFKEAIARCEKTPPTTWLDDLLQLVGRADLANSKMQILAMAKAPPNALITTRDVTTACSAVEHPTPHGKTKEAGRHSVSQLIFHEDRRLVDATSLMHFNSIQVAQCPKQPEWDEAVHFEIQRKVMHFVTIRMIALPAGDGMIHFDSQAPLLTEKYHLPGFNSSCLMQPMGHTMTTDRSGLTEEKVNWAYFHAGASAGLRISRHAEGIDTSWIAFNKPNELTNRHAGLLLALGLSGHLRQLAKWLSFKYLTPKHTMTSIGLLLGLSASYLGTMDGLITRMLSVHITRMLPLGAAELNVSPATQTAGLMGIGLLYYNSQHRRMSEIMLSEIESMDVEDPDSGPDPLRDESYRLAAGFALGFINLGKGNDLRGLHGMQLPERLLATAVGPRPVHAVHVFDRATAGAVMATALVFMKTGDRAIANKVDIPDTEAQYAHVRPDVLMLRAIARHVILWDDIEAKGTRDDGYAIWIDENMPTCYKSRIMQVARDFSITRAINSYHIPVFNIYTGLAFALGLKYAGTGNTLARDEILSVLKIFYRFDAAEAYFFDAKLGRSALKRCIDVLALSAATVMAGTGDLDTFRWLRRLHGRTDPETTYGSHLAAHLAIGVLFLGGGTITLGTSNLAIASLMVAFYPLFPMDVHDNRVHLQAFRHLWVFAAESRCIVVEDIDTQRPIHMPIKLLMKDGSRKSMQAPCLLPDLDSIKSVQTDNSAYWKVTLDFVGNPDHLTQFRKDQRVFVRRCPATEAHNSVFTATLAALTDTVSTQASSQQIWNVLANLPAFKDLDRADFELLLPPDIQSSVYSNERSTVVDDRLVLNSAVASNDGDALWNLRVLFAWAEKAKQEGDGKVRWIGEEVIEALKAGIEERNRPAVA encoded by the coding sequence ATGGCGGCTGTGAAGTCCCTCGGTGTCCACACGCCGGCAGCGTTATCATATCTGGTCGATGAAGGCTTCTTACCACCCGATCCCAGGCAGGACCAGTACCAATGGACAACCTGGCTCACTACCGAAGGCGGCGAAGATGTGGAAGAGGAACTACTGACGACCTCGCGGGTTGTGGTGTGGTCGCGTGGCAAGCTTATCCGTAATGTCTACCGCTTTGATGGGGAGCCAGAGGATGTTCTCCAAGCTGTTCTGACCAGCTTCCCACTCAATTCGCCTGCGAGTGCTGAACGGCACCCTCTCAAGGCAGAGGCTACGCTGCTGGAAGCATCGATCCGGCCACATCTCGCCACAGAGACTGGCAACCGCACTCATCAGCCCAGACCCACAGCTAGTGGTCGGGCGCTGGTGGTCTTGCTAAAGACGAAAGCTCACATCTACTTCCTGAGCGGTTCCAACCACATCGTCGACCTTCCTTTCGAGCTTGAACGTGCGTTTGCTGCACCTCGAGGCATTGTACTGCAAAGGAAGCGTACAGCGCAACCATCCCTTCCACCAACTCCACAACTTCCTCGCGCACCACCCAattccttcttcttctcctccCAAGCACAGCAACCAAATGCTTCCTTCAGACATTCTTTGTCGCCATCGCTGGTCAAAAGCTTTGCCAAGACGAACTTTGCCCAGGTCAAGCCATATCAGCCCTCCCCACTGGGTGCTATCACTAGGCTCGATGCGCTATTCCAAGAGGTCATCACGTCTTCTGGTACATTGATCGATGAAGATGTCACCAACATCTACTCGCTAACGGATCCTCTGTCAGATCTGGGTGTGGTCACTTTTTCTCTGCAACACCACAGGCCGCGCTTGTATAGCAAGTCACAGGCAGGGCTAAGCGTCGAATTCGAAGGCCTGGACCCAGCTGAAGAGGTCTTTTACGTTTCAGCACAGGATGAGCTCGACCAGCAACAGATAGATAGCAGGGGCGTATTGACTCTGCTTGCCACTTTCAACGCGGACATTAGCACTGTCACGATCTGGCACGGGTGGTATGTCGAGGAGAAATCCCTGAAGGAGCTCATGAAGCTGCATGCGGACCAGAAAGAAGCCAAGGCTAGGCGCCGAAGCTCGTTCCTGAACGCAGGCATTGGAACAGGGGCGGCGACTCCAGGCCTCAGACGTCGAGACGGCACCCGCGAGAGCTTTGCTGGAGGCGGCGTCCTCCCAGGAGATCCTGCCATTTCACAAGCCACCGCTCTTTCTCGAAACCTTACCAGGCAAGAGGAAGAACAGGCGATGGCGTCGCAGATGGACCCCGATTATCAGCCTGTGACATCGCAGCCAGTGCGCGAGCCTCGTAGGGTCAGCTCTATGAATGCGGATGTTCGTGCCAGCCAGACTACAGTCAATGCTAGCTTTACCGGCACAGGGGGTCGTCGCGCGACTTCCTTCGGGGGACCTAACACAAGACGATCGCTCACCCATCGAAAGAGCCGCGGCTCCACGCCTGGAAGTGCCTACGGCCAAAGTCAAGGCGACGACGAAACGATGGACGTCGACGACACCTTTGAGTTTGACAACGATGAGAGTAGCGATGACATCTTGCGGCATATGCGCGCAACCTTCGAAGCTTCCGGCATGGACACCACTTTCGGCAGTGCTGACGAGGGCTTCAAACGTGAGCTTGTGGTCAGGAAGATACACTCTTTCCCGCTTGGCGTGTCCACTTCGTCGCAGGGTACCTCACGAAAGTCTGCCGATACTCTCAAGCTAGCGACGATCCTCGAGCCCAATGATGGCCGAGCTGCAGATCACAAGCTTGGCCTCTATCTGCACGACATGGTCACGGGCGATGTTCAGCATGTATTGCTCAAGATCAAACAGCGAAAGCTGTGGCCGGAGATTCCTGGTTCAGATTTGTTGGCCATCCCACTCCTTGTCAGCGAAGAGCAACTGCACCCTTGTGAGGATATTTTGAAGCTTCAAGACTCTCGTATGAGTGGCGTTCTCTGCGGAAGAAGTCGTGGTATGTTCCTTGCAGCCGCAGCACATTTGATCTGTCCACTTCCGACTCCTGCGGCGTATAAAGTCTACAACTCTCTGGACGTTCCGGCCAGCAATGGGGACATGGAAACTGGCAAGAATCGAGTGCTTGGCCAATCGCTAGGCTTTGCCAAGCTCAAGCATGCAGGCATCAAGGGCACTTACGATGAGGTCTCGAAAGATGGCATCCACCATCGACTTGAGCTGCAGTTTCGACCGCGCGGCTCGGTAGTGCAAGAGCTTCTCGACTTGTGCTCTCTGGTGTTGCCGCAGCACATTGCAGTCGACCTCTCAAAGACGTGGTGTGTTTGCCATGCGAGAGTTAATCAGGAGACAGGGACACTTCGCGGCACCAAGGCGAGTACGGAAATGATCGCTCTGGTTGCTGCACTCTTCGCGGTAGTGATAGAATTACTGGACTCGAAAGCACGCGCGAGTTTAAATTTGTCTGGCATTGCTGCTGGCAGAAGCTCAGGCATGATTGACGAGGCAGCATACGAGCTTCGGCGCGCAGAGCATGACAGGACGATACGCACCGCTTCAGCATGGTCTTGGCTGCCTCCTAAACGACGATCGCCTCGCCGCCGTTCTTCGGGTAGCATTGATCGCGGCAAGGATCAGATGTTGGTGATCGCTGCAGCTCTAGCTGATGAGATCTCGACCACGGCCACGGCCCCATCCATCTCGGACAAGCCATCGAAGCCAGACTGTGCTGAAGTTGCAGCCAAACTGATGCTTGTGCTGCACATATATATGCAGGAGCAGAAGCTGAACGTGCTATGCAAGCCGCAGCATCACTCCAGCATCGCAGCCGTGATTGCGCAACTAGGCTCGTGGTTGAACCTGTCAGACTGGAGCAGTGGTCATCGCACATACCTCAACCTAGAGGGCGCAAGTGATGAGCTATGGGCATACGTGTCCACCAAGAAGTCGCATGAAGTAGGTTTCGCCAACCTTGAACCGCCCCTTAGCGTTTTCGCTTGGTTCGAGCAATCGTTGCAGGCCGGGTCGGCGCCGCACATGCCTACTGTGTCAACGATCGCGGCAATGGGAACTGGAGCCATGAGAAGATCAAATGAGGCTTCGAGGATGAATAAGATGACTCCACGACTGGCTGCATTGTCGGCGATGCTAGAACACTCGCAAGGCTTGTCAGCCCATCCAGTAGCAGTCGTGGAAGGCTTGTTCAAGCATGGCCTGACCTTTGACATCTTGGAGGCATTACCAGAGTCGATGGCAGCGCCGTTCAAAGAAGCCATTGCTCGCTGCGAGAAGACGCCGCCCACGACCTGGTTGGATGATCTGTTGCAGTTGGTTGGTCGAGCAGATCTCGCGAACAGCAAGATGCAGATTCTTGCCATGGCAAAAGCACCTCCGAATGCTCTTATCACGACTCGAGATGTCACGACCGCGTGTAGTGCTGTGGAGCATCCTACACCTCACGGCAAGACAAAAGAAGCCGGACGCCACTCGGTCTCCCAGCTGATATTCCACGAAGACCGGAGACTTGTAGATGCGACCAGCTTGATGCACTTCAACAGTATCCAGGTCGCACAATGTCCTAAACAGCCAGAATGGGACGAAGCCGTGCACTTCGAGATCCAGCGGAAAGTGATGCATTTTGTGACAATCAGAATGATTGCACTTCCTGCCGGAGACGGTATGATTCATTTCGACAGCCAAGCGCCTCTGCTCACTGAGAAGTATCATCTGCCTGGGTTCAACTCGTCATGTCTGATGCAGCCGATGGGGCATACCATGACTACAGATCGAAGCGGTCTGACAGAAGAGAAGGTCAACTGGGCATACTTTCACGCAGGAGCATCGGCTGGTCTGCGGATCTCGAGGCATGCAGAAGGCATCGACACGTCGTGGATCGCGTTCAATAAACCAAACGAGCTGACCAACAGGCATGCCGGACTGCTTCTTGCGCTAGGTCTCAGTGGTCACTTACGCCAGTTGGCGAAATGGCTGTCTTTCAAGTATCTCACTCCAAAGCACACAATGACCTCGATCGGGCTGCTGCTAGGCCTCTCTGCATCATATCTGGGCACGATGGATGGCCTCATAACACGAATGCTATCGGTACATATCACCAGAATGCTGCCCCTAGGTGCTGCTGAACTTAATGTCTCTCCTGCCACACAGACCGCTGGGCTGATGGGCATCGGACTGCTGTACTACAACTCGCAGCACCGACGAATGAGCGAAATAATGCTCTCCGAGATCGAGAGCATGGACGTCGAGGATCCCGACAGTGGCCCTGATCCGCTTCGCGACGAGTCATACCGTCTTGCAGCAGGCTTTGCTCTTGGCTTCATCAACTTGGGCAAAGGCAATGATCTTCGTGGTCTTCATGGCATGCAGCTTCCAGAGCGGCTTTTAGCTACCGCCGTTGGACCTCGACCTGTTCACGCCGTTCATGTCTTCGACAGAGCCACTGCAGGTGCCGTGATGGCTACCGCTTTGGTATTCATGAAGACTGGCGACAGAGCCATTGCCAACAAAGTCGACATCCCAGACACCGAAGCACAGTACGCTCATGTACGACCTGACGTGCTGATGCTGCGTGCTATCGCCCGGCATGTCATCCTATGGGATGACATCGAAGCTAAAGGAACACGGGACGATGGGTATGCGATATGGATCGATGAGAATATGCCCACCTGCTACAAATCCAGAATCATGCAAGTGGCTCGAGACTTCAGCATCACTCGGGCGATCAACAGCTATCATATACCAGTCTTCAACATTTACACTGGCTTGGCTTTCGCGCTGGGCTTGAAGTATGCTGGTACCGGGAACACTTTGGCTCGAGACGAGATTCTGAGTGTGCTCAAGATCTTCTACAGATTTGATGCTGCTGAAGCATACTTCTTCGACGCTAAGCTGGGCAGATCTGCACTTAAGAGGTGCATTGATGTACTAGCATTGTCTGCGGCAACAGTGATGGCTGGCACTGGCGATCTTGACACTTTCCGCTGGTTGCGGCGCCTGCATGGACGTACCGACCCCGAAACGACTTATGGGTCCCATCTTGCTGCTCATCTCGCTATCGGCGTGCTGTTCCTCGGAGGTGGGACGATCACCCTCGGGACGTCGAACTTGGCCATCGCATCGCTTATGGTCGCATTCTATCCTCTCTTCCCAATGGATGTGCATGACAACAGAGTCCACCTACAAGCTTTCCGACACCTCTGGGTCTTCGCAGCAGAATCACGATGCATCGTCGTCGAAGACATCGATACGCAGCGACCTATCCACATGCCTATCAAGCTGCTGATGAAAGACGGGTCAAGGAAATCTATGCAAGCACCTTGCCTCCTGCCAGATCTCGACAGTATCAAGTCGGTACAGACTGACAATTCCGCGTACTGGAAAGTCACACTCGACTTTGTCGGCAACCCTGATCACCTCACCCAGTTCCGCAAGGATCAGCGTGTCTTCGTACGACGCTGCCCAGCAACCGAAGCGCACAACTCCGTCTTCACCGCAACCCTCGCGGCACTCACCGATACAGTCTCAACGCAAGCCTCAAGCCAGCAGATCTGGAACGTCCTCGCCAACCTCCCAGCCTTCAAAGACTTGGACAGAGCAGACTTCGAGCTCCTACTACCACCCGACATTCAAAGCTCTGTATACTCAAATGAGCGCAGTACCGTTGTCGATGATAGATTGGTGTTGAACTCGGCCGTCGCGAGTAATGATGGAGATGCACTATGGAATCTGCGGGTTTTGTTCGCTTGGGCTGAGAAGGCTAAGCAGGAAGGTGATGGGAAGGTTAGGTGGATTGGTGAGGAAGTCATTGAGGCGTTGAAGGCAGGCATAGAGGAGAGGAATAGACCGGCTGTGGCTTAG
- a CDS encoding MFS transporter prlL encodes MDSKHGDKVDTVHSEHGSDVFSEHVEGKAQEGVFIEDKKRSRQLVRKMDLRILPLCAFMYLLNYLDCGNIGNAKVLNNETGDDMLQQTNMSNTDYRVAVSLFSLAYALFEVPSNMIIKRYVHPSVWLAVLLGMWGVFTIGFAGVQSYAQVTVLRFLIGVFEAGFFPGIVYLITFWYPVEERSVRIAFVLASATAAGAFGGCIAYGVGHLNGDGGLEGFRWIFIIEGIITVACVILVLWRLPDYPDRTKFLNDSDKEYVKARIVVKGGGYTKEKSSRQDIMATAFSPRMLAHYLAYTCDCVPLGSLTFFTPTIVSGLGYTSIEAQLMTVPPWIVGYCACLFLGWSADHFNMRGWHITASSIIGGVGWLTAGLLPADAYSARYGCLMLCACGAFPSSGPLSAWVTCNVPAIACMGIATALNNSAAGISQIIAQWIRIPAEAGRGYPTGNYVCAACSFATALLAVGMRWNYERMNRMGVKDIKGNARVWLL; translated from the exons ATGGACAGCAAGCACGGCGATAAGGTGGACACTGTCCATTCGGAACATGGCAGTGATGTCTTTTCT GAACATGTCGAGGGAAAAGCCCAGGAAGGTGTCTTCATCGAAGATAAGAAGCGATCACGACAGTTGGTTCGAAAGATGGACTTGCGAATCCTTCCTTTATGTGCCTTCATGTACCTCCTCAACTATCTCGACTGCGGCAACATAG GCAATGCAAAAGTCCTCAACAACGAGACTGGAGATGACATGCTGCAACAAACCAACATGAGCAACACAGATTACCGTGTCGCTGTGTCGTTGTTCTCACTAGCATACGCCTTGTTCGAAGTACCCTCAAATATGATCATCAAGCGCTACGTTCACCCTTCGGTCTGGCTAGCAGTTCTGCTAGGCATGTGGGGTGTCTTTACAATTGGGTTCGCG GGCGTCCAAAGCTACGCCCAAGTCACCGTCCTCCGCTTCCTAATCGGCGTCTTTGAAGCCGGCTTCTTCCCTGGAATCGTCTACCTCATCACCTTCTGGTATCCCGTCGAAGAACGCTCCGTCCGCATCGCCTTCGTGCTCGCCTCCGCTACCGCAGCAGGAGCCTTCGGTGGCTGCATAGCATACGGCGTCGGACACCTAAACGGCGACGGCGGCCTCGAAGGTTTCCGTTGGATCTTCATAATCGAAGGAATCATTACCGTAGCCTGCGTGATCCTCGTCCTCTGGCGCCTCCCTGACTACCCCGACCGCACCAAATTCCTCAACGACTCCGACAAGGAATACGTCAAAGCCCGCATTGTCGTCAAGGGAGGAGGTTACACCAAGGAGAAATCGAGCAGGCAAGATATCATGGCCACCGCATTCAGCCCCAGAATGCTAGCCCACTATCTCGCCTACACCTGCGACTGTGTCCCCCTGGGCTCTCTAACCTTCTTCACCCCTACAATCGTCTCCGGCCTCGGCTACACCAGCATCGAAGCCCAATTAATGACCGTCCCACCCTGGATCGTAGGCTACTGCGCTTGTCTCTTCCTCGGCTGGAGTGCCGACCACTTCAATATGCGCGGCTGGCATATCACTGCCTCTTCCATCATCGGCGGCGTAGGCTGGCTCACTGCTGGTCTCTTACCCGCCGACGCATACAGCGCTCGCTACGGATGCTTGATGCTCTGTGCGTGTGGAGCGTTCCCAAGCTCGGGGCCGTTGAGTGCGTGGGTTACATGCAATGTGCCAGCCATTGCGTGTATGGGGATTGCGACGGCGTTGAACAATAGTGCAGCGGGTATAAGTCAGATCATCGCCCAGTGGATTCGGATTCCGGCGGAAGCGGGCAGGGGGTATCCGACGGGGAACTATGTTTGTGCGGCGTGTAGTTTTGCTACGGCGCTGTTGGCGGTGGGGATGAGGTGGAATTATGAGAGGATGAATCGGATGGGTGTGAAGGATATCAAGGGGAATGCTAGGGTGTGGCTGTTGTAG
- a CDS encoding Class III chitinase: MPTSWSRPQTARLAASAGLLLAQGAVAAGFDAANNIALYWGQNSYNQAEGNLTQQSLATYCANTDVDIIPMAFAVQLTTGGGGQPVINLANSGDKCSTFNGTTTLDCPSVGDDIKTCQEKYNKTILLSIGGATYTEGGFKTEEDAVKAANLIWNTFGPVEAAGLPSNTSTGNGTDAPTRNDSTSLAGSGYNATTGPLSTGQLRTSTFGTGTARSGEPADITATPGPYANTTIARSTLGTDRAGTGRTGSLTDATATPAPYSNRTTTGASLRTGNATGTRTGPITATLLVGNMTATLILENDAVNDTAASRSSDPVYSSINTDPILPGGATGGSTDGSDAAPTTDPILPGGSTDRSGAALTTGTITSMQSYLSLTAQSYNDTQTSTPAQAQADATVRAETYLNDDDVFTTSPKTTRTTLETLTRASIAAAKTVTAETLNYDATHPKRQSMTLRPFGSSSVNGFDLDLESPTTNFLAFATRLRSLMDTHQKVHRSASPFYLTAAPQCPYPDAALNPVLSSNVIFDALFVQFYNNYCGVQSFIPNTTNQTNFNFATWDNWAKNGSANPDVKIFLGVPAGQTAAGSGYRNATELGPVLEYAKTFESFGGVMAWDASQAYANKGFLEGVKAAMGSANGTTARNSTNVSVKRARYIRRGIRGQWRPRCRDVGECL, from the coding sequence ATGCCCACCTCGTGGTCACGGCCGCAGACTGCACGTCTTGCGGCCTCTGCTGGACTGTTGCTAGCTCAGGGCGCTGTCGCAGCTGGGTTCGATGCTGCAAACAATATAGCCCTTTACTGGGGCCAAAACAGCTACAACCAAGCCGAGGGCAATCTGACTCAACAGTCACTTGCGACCTATTGTGCGAACACTGATGTTGATATCATTCCGATGGCGTTTGCAGTTCAGCTCACAACAGGTGGAGGTGGGCAGCCAGTGATCAATCTCGCTAACTCTGGGGATAAATGTAGTACTTTTAACGGAACCACCACATTGGACTGTCCCAGCGTCGGTGATGACATCAAAACCTGCCAGGAAAAGTACAACAAGACGATCTTGCTCTCAATAGGCGGCGCGACATATACTGAAGGTGGCTTCAAGACAGAGGAAGACGCTGTCAAGGCTGCAAATCTCATCTGGAACACCTTTGGTCCAGTCGAGGCTGCTGGATTGCCGAGCAATACGTCCACTGGTAATGGCACTGATGCACCCACAAGGAACGACTCTACATCGCTGGCAGGATCTGGTTACAACGCGACCACTGGACCACTTTCAACTGGACAACTCAGGACAAGCACCTTTGGAACAGGGACTGCCAGGAGTGGAGAACCGGCCGATATCACAGCGACACCAGGACCTTACGCCAACACAACGATAGCACGATCAACCCTGGGCACAGATCGTGCCGGCACCGGACGGACTGGCTCACTAACAGATGCCACAGCGACACCTGCACCGTACAGCAATAGGACTACAACTGGAGCAAGTTTGCGCACTGGTAATGCTACGGGAACTAGGACTGGGCCCATCACGGCGACTCTTCTGGTTGGCAACATGACGGCCACCCTGATTCTGGAGAACGATGCTGTGAACGACACGGCCGCCTCCAGAAGCTCAGATCCTGTGTACAGCAGCATCAATACAGATCCTATCCTGCCCGGAGGCGCTACCGGAGGCTCTACTGACGGTTCTGATGCAGCACCAACCACAGATCCTATCCTGCCCGGAGGCTCTACTGACCGTTCTGGTGCAGCACTAACAACAGGCACTATTACATCGATGCAATCCTACCTCTCACTCACAGCACAGTCATACAACGATACGCAGACCTCAACACCCGCTCAAGCCCAAGCGGACGCTACCGTCAGAGCTGAGACATATCTCAACGACGATGACGTCTTCACAACCTCCCCAAAGACTACACGAACGACTCTGGAAACACTTACCCGCGCCTCCATCGCCGCGGCCAAGACAGTCACAGCCGAAACCTTGAACTACGACGCAACACACCCCAAGCGTCAATCCATGACCCTCCGCCCCTTCGGATCTTCCTCCGTCAACGGCTTCGATCTCGACCTAGAATCACCCACTACAAACTTCCTCGCCTTCGCAACCCGCCTCCGAAGCCTAATGGACACGCACCAAAAAGTCCACCGCTCCGCCAGCCCCTTCTACCTCACAGCGGCCCCCCAATGCCCCTACCCCGACGCCGCCCTCAACCCCGTCCTATCCAGCAACGTCATCTTCGACGCCCTCTTCGTCCAGTTCTACAACAACTACTGCGGCGTCCAATCCTTCATACCCAACACCACGAACCAGACGAACTTCAACTTCGCCACCTGGGACAACTGGGCGAAGAATGGCAGTGCGAATCCCGATGTCAAGATTTTCCTGGGCGTGCCGGCGGGACAGACGGCGGCGGGGAGTGGGTATAGGAATGCCACGGAGCTGGGGCCGGTGCTTGAGTATGCTAAGACGTTTGAGAGTTTTGGCGGTGTCATGGCGTGGGACGCTAGTCAGGCTTATGCTAACAAGGGGTTCCTTGAGGGGGTCAAGGCGGCGATGGGGAGTGCGAATGGTACGACGGCGAGGAATTCGACTAATGTATCGGTGAAGAGGGCGAGATATATCAGGCGGGGTATCAGGGGACAGTGGAGGCCTAGATGTAGGGATGTTGGGGAGTGTTTGTGA